In the genome of Catalinimonas alkaloidigena, the window CAAGCACGTTGGGGCGAGATCTACAATCTGGTGGCACCTGTCGCGGTGAATCGCGCAACTCTATACGCGCATACAGCCCGGCAACTTGGATTTGCACCTACGCAATTTCAGCCCGACGGGTCGGAAGACGACAGCAAGCGAATAATCGGTGAAAAAATACAGCGTGACCTGAACTTTACGTTTCAGTACCCCGATCCACGGACGTTTCCTTATGGCGTATGAATGAGGGGGCGTTTAAGGAATGACGCGGGGATCGACCTTGCGAAGCAAGGTTCAGTGATGATGGTGGTCGAGGTGTTTGCCGCGGTAAACACGGACCAACGTCCCGATCAGAAAAATGGCTACCCAAGAAGGATAAAGCGCCCAAAATTGATCGACCGTTTTGTCAAAGAGGTAAAGAAAGCCCTGCGCCATCACGCTGGTAATTACTCCCGTAACGCTGATGCTTTGTATGGCGTTAAGTTCCAGATATTTCATAACGAATTGCAAAGTATATATCCAAAGGCAAAGTAAGGCTGAAAAGTTGCATCGTGTGGAAATAAATACCGAGCCAAGCAACCGATAACGGGCTTAGCTTCAGGATTGATGCGTATGTACATTAACGAGCGGTCTGCCCCAGATCAAACACTTTTACAGGCAAGAGACGGGACAGGAGGCTACTCACGATGGTAGAGGGGCCTTCAGTCGAACAAACTACAACCGATTTGTCGGTCGGGATTTCCTGAATGCGGTTACGCCATTCGACCAACGGGAGAGGAATGGCATTGGGGTAGGGGCGTTCGCGTCGCTGTTCGAACCGACAAGAGGTATCGACAATGGTAAAGGCGTGCAATTGCCCGTTTAGGGCATTGTAGTCAAGGATGGGTGAAGGCACGCCCTGAGCTGCGTGCGTCACGAACACGCCTTGCAGATGCTGCTCGTAGCCGATGCTGGCGGTGCGCACCATGGCACGCTGTACCTGTTCGGCCGACGCCCCGGTCAGGTAAAAAGGTTCTTGGTGATCGATAAGCGTACCCAACCAGAACTCAAAAAACGGACATAGAGGGACGTTGATGGCCCCCGGCCAGTGAGATGTATGAAAGGCTGTGGCCTCGCGCACGTCAATCACCAGGTGGTCTGGTTCAGGTTGATAGTTGTCTTCACACCACGCCACTGCCTGCACTGAAGTTGCCAGAGGCGGAAGCCCCCGCCGATTCAACGAACGAATGTACCCCATGTGTGCAGGCAGCACCAGGCGGTCTTTGTTCAGATACCGGCAAAATGCCTCTTCGGACATGGGTTGCAATGCAAAATTGCTGCGTTTTTCGGCCCCCATGTTGCTCCCCCGGGCGTTGCTTACCGAACGGCATTGCAGATATCCCGCACCATGTGCCGGGTATACCTTGACCGAATCGGGTAGGGTGGCCAGTCGTTGGTGAGTGCTATGAAATAACTCCCGACACCCCTGTTCCCACAAGGTTTCCTGCAACGGGGCCGGGTAATCGGGGCGTCCCACCTCGCCGTGCAGCAAGGTATCGCCGGTAAACACGGCCACCGTACGTTTTCCGTAGCGGGCCACGATCGAAATACTTTCGGGGGAATGACCCGGGGTTTCCCAAATCTCTAGCTCTATTTTGCCGAGCCGGAGTTGATCGCCCTCCTGAAGCGGTACGTGCGGAAATTGTGCCTGAGCCTTGGGGCTGATGTAGAGCGTAGCGCCAGTGGCCTGCTGAAGTTCCCGGTGGCCACTGACAAAGTCGGAATGCAGATGAGTGAGGATGACACCCGTAATTTGTGCCTCGTACAACTGTGCAAAATTATAATAAGGAGAAAGGTCCCGCCCGGGGTCGATCAGGATCATCTTCTTCTCATATTCGCTCAGGACAGCGTATGAATAGTGTGACAGATTTTCGTTCGCAAACTGCTCTAACTGCATAGGAAAAGAAAAGAGCGGGTCAATACTCCTCTGATAGACTATAACGGAAAGTTTGTCGAAAAGGATAGGGGAAAGTACTATTCTTCTGGAAGAGGTATAAAAAACAGATTACGGCCCGGTGCGAATCTATACCGGTAAAAATGCCTGAAGATCAGGGACAAATACAGTAATTGTAGTATTAGAAGATATTTAAAAAGTTCAACAATGGGTTTTGTTGCGGACGCTCTTTCTTTGTGCAGTGAAAACGTTTGCGCATTCGGCAGGTGTATAGCCGCCATTACAGCGTATCACAAATGCGGATTTCGTTGCGCGCTAGCATAATCTCCCCCCGCGCTTCCATCTTTTTCAGTAGTCGAGAGATCACCTCGCGCGACGAATTCAGGTCATTGGCAATTTCTTGGTGTGTCAGATGAAGAAGCGAAGAATGTTGCTGCTTGGCCTGATTCTTCAGGTAGAACTCCAGGCGCTCGTCCATGCTGCGAAACGCAATGGCGTCGATGGCGTCCAGCAGCTCTTCGAAACGGGAGCGATACGTCTCAATGACGAAATAATACCAGCTTCGGTACTGTTTCATCATGTCGTCCATCAGGTGAATGGGTACGGTGATGACCTGCACGGTCTCTACGGCTTTGGCCAGCACTTCGCTCTGTTCGCTCTTGGCGGCACAGATCATGGACAGCGCACAAGCCTGGCCCGGTTGGATGTAATACATGAAAAACTCGTTGCCTTCGTCGCCCTCGCGGTACAGCTTCACCCGACCGCCGATCAGCAGCATGACGGATTTAAAGTACTGTCGGGGGCGGATCATCAATTCGCCTTTGGCGACCTCTCTCAAGCTGCCCTCCCGGGCAATAAACGATTTGAGTTCGGGTTCGAACGCAGGAAAGAACTGATCGAGAAGCGATAGCAGGTGAGCGGATTCGGGATGCATAGCAGGCGATACGAAAAGTAGATCTAAAAATTAAACGTACCGCGACGCTGTCGACAGGGCGAAGCATCACGGTACGAAGTAAAATAGTAGGGGAAGAGGCGATTACCGGACCACGTTGCCGCGCCAGCTCAGCATACCTCCCCGCAAATTGTAAAGCCGCGTGAAACCGCGCTCATGCATCAGGCGGCAGGCGCGTCCACTGCGGTTGCCACTCTGGCAGTACACCAAATACGGCTTGTTTTTGTCGAGCTTGTCCAGCTGTGACCCAAACGCAGCACTGGTTACGTCGAGGTTACGCGCCCCTTTCAGGTGGCCGGCGGAAAATTCGCCGGATGTGCGTACATCCAGCACCACTCCTTGCGAGAGTTGCTCGGCAAATGCGGCGGCATCGAGGTTTTCGTAGCCTTTGGGTTTGGAGCGAAATAGATTGAACATGCGCTTGGGTTTAGTGCTTGAGGGTAGAGGGACAAACGTAGTCTGTACGGGGAATGTCGGTCGCGGCAATGTCTTTAAAGCCCCCTTTGATGTTGGTGATGTGTTCCCACCCGCGGGCTTTCAGGATCGACGCCGCAATCATAGAGCGATACCCCCCGGCGCAGTGCAGGTACACCTCCTCGTCGCGCGGAATCTCCGCCAAATGCTGGTTCAGAAAATCGAGCGGAACGTTTTGTGCGTTCTCGACATGTTCGGCGGCAAATTCTCCCGGCTTCCGTACGTCGACTACCGGCCGTGCCGACTGTTTCAATTCAGTTGCAAACGCTTCGGCCGAAATGGAACGGATCTGGTCTACCTCCTTGCCGGCCTGCTGCCAGGCCGCGAGCCCGCCTTGCAGGTATCCGATGACGTGATCGTAGCCGACCCGTGCCAGGCGCGTAATGACTTCCTCTTCGCGTCCCGGCTCGGTAACCAGAAGGATGGGCTGCCGGATATCGGGCACAAGGGTGCCCACCCACGGCGCAAACCCACCGTCGATGCCGATGTTGATGGAATTCGGGATGAACGCTTTGGCAAATACCTCAGGCGCACGCGTGTCGAGCACTAGGGCGTCGTGTTCATTCGCGGCAAACTCAAACGCTTCGGGAGCGAAAGCGCGCTGGCCTTGGGCCATCACGTCGTCCAGACTTGCGTAGCCCTCTTTGTTCAAGCGAGCATTTTCCGGAAAATAGCCGGGGGGCGGCAGCAGTCCGTCGGTCACTTCCTGCACAAACTCGGCCTCGGTCATGTCTGCCCGCAGGGCGTAGTTGAATCGTTTCTGGTTGCCCAGCGTATCGGTGGTTTCCTTGCTCATGTTTTTGCCACAGGCCGAACCGGCGCCGTGTCCTGGGTAGACAATAACGTCGTCGGGCAAGGGCATAATTTTGTCACGAAGCGAATGGTAGAGTTGTGCTGCCAGTTGCTCCTGCGTCAGGTGTGCCGCTTTTTGCGCCAGGTCGGGCCGCCCTACGTCGCCGATAAAGAGCGTATCGCCCGTGAAAATGGCGCGCTCTTTCCCTGATGCGTCGCGTAACAGATACGTGGTGCTTTCGGGGGTATGGCCCGGCGTATGAAGCACCTGCAGGGTGACGTGGCCTACTTTCAGGAGTTCGCCATCCTGGGCGATGTGCGCTTGGAAACGTGTTTGGGCGGTTGGGCCATAGACAATGGTAGCCCCGGTTTTTTGTGCCAGGTCGAGGTGCCCCGAGACAAAATCGGCGTGAAAATGGGTTTCTAGTACGTACTTGATCACGGCCCCTTCGCGTTCAGCTTTCTCCAGGTAAGGCGTTACTTCGCGTAGCGGATCGATGATGGCAACCTCGCCTTCCGATTCGATGTAGTAAGCGCCCTGGGCCAGGCATCCGGTATAAATCTGTTCAATTTTCATGGCTATAATCTATCAGTCGTTTGGTTTCGAAGGTATTGCGGCTTCATAACGAGCGGTACGCGTAGGGAAGAAGCTTTCTGTCAACAAAGCTAGTAATCTGGCCGGGGAGTTTGTGTGACCTGGGTCACGCTCAGGATCGATCAGAAGAATAGCTCTTTAGCTAAAATACCGGTTCCCATCAGCAGTACAAACCAGCCGAACCCGGTTTTGAGGCGTTGCCCGTCGATGCGTTCGGCCAGCGCGCTTCCGATGAAGATACCGGCTATGGCCAAGCTGGTGAAAATCAACAGGAAGTGCCAGTTGACGGCGAAGTGCGACAGGTCGCCCAGAAAACCCAGCAGTGAATTGACGGCAATGATCGACAGGGACGTGCCAACCGCCAGTTTCATGGGCAGGCGGGCCAGGATGACCAGGGCCGGTACGATCAGAAAACCGCCTCCTGCGCCCACCAGCCCCGTTACGATACCGACCAACAGCGCCTTCAGGGCCAACGGAACCAGCGCTTGCGTGGGTGTTTCTTCCTCGGTTGGAGCGGCATCTGCCTTACCTGCGCGGATCATAGAACGCGCTGAGAAGAGCATCACCACCGCGAAAAACAACATGAT includes:
- a CDS encoding rhodanese-like domain-containing protein; amino-acid sequence: MFNLFRSKPKGYENLDAAAFAEQLSQGVVLDVRTSGEFSAGHLKGARNLDVTSAAFGSQLDKLDKNKPYLVYCQSGNRSGRACRLMHERGFTRLYNLRGGMLSWRGNVVR
- a CDS encoding MBL fold metallo-hydrolase, translating into MQLEQFANENLSHYSYAVLSEYEKKMILIDPGRDLSPYYNFAQLYEAQITGVILTHLHSDFVSGHRELQQATGATLYISPKAQAQFPHVPLQEGDQLRLGKIELEIWETPGHSPESISIVARYGKRTVAVFTGDTLLHGEVGRPDYPAPLQETLWEQGCRELFHSTHQRLATLPDSVKVYPAHGAGYLQCRSVSNARGSNMGAEKRSNFALQPMSEEAFCRYLNKDRLVLPAHMGYIRSLNRRGLPPLATSVQAVAWCEDNYQPEPDHLVIDVREATAFHTSHWPGAINVPLCPFFEFWLGTLIDHQEPFYLTGASAEQVQRAMVRTASIGYEQHLQGVFVTHAAQGVPSPILDYNALNGQLHAFTIVDTSCRFEQRRERPYPNAIPLPLVEWRNRIQEIPTDKSVVVCSTEGPSTIVSSLLSRLLPVKVFDLGQTAR
- a CDS encoding MBL fold metallo-hydrolase, with the translated sequence MKIEQIYTGCLAQGAYYIESEGEVAIIDPLREVTPYLEKAEREGAVIKYVLETHFHADFVSGHLDLAQKTGATIVYGPTAQTRFQAHIAQDGELLKVGHVTLQVLHTPGHTPESTTYLLRDASGKERAIFTGDTLFIGDVGRPDLAQKAAHLTQEQLAAQLYHSLRDKIMPLPDDVIVYPGHGAGSACGKNMSKETTDTLGNQKRFNYALRADMTEAEFVQEVTDGLLPPPGYFPENARLNKEGYASLDDVMAQGQRAFAPEAFEFAANEHDALVLDTRAPEVFAKAFIPNSINIGIDGGFAPWVGTLVPDIRQPILLVTEPGREEEVITRLARVGYDHVIGYLQGGLAAWQQAGKEVDQIRSISAEAFATELKQSARPVVDVRKPGEFAAEHVENAQNVPLDFLNQHLAEIPRDEEVYLHCAGGYRSMIAASILKARGWEHITNIKGGFKDIAATDIPRTDYVCPSTLKH
- a CDS encoding Crp/Fnr family transcriptional regulator; its protein translation is MHPESAHLLSLLDQFFPAFEPELKSFIAREGSLREVAKGELMIRPRQYFKSVMLLIGGRVKLYREGDEGNEFFMYYIQPGQACALSMICAAKSEQSEVLAKAVETVQVITVPIHLMDDMMKQYRSWYYFVIETYRSRFEELLDAIDAIAFRSMDERLEFYLKNQAKQQHSSLLHLTHQEIANDLNSSREVISRLLKKMEARGEIMLARNEIRICDTL
- a CDS encoding sulfite exporter TauE/SafE family protein, giving the protein MIEMLGYAASVAIGLSLGLIGGGGSILTVPVLVYLMGISPVAGTAYSLFIVGSTSLVGSVRYARKGMIDLRTAVLFGIISFLAVFLTRHYAVPAIPATLFTVGHVLVSKNLLIMLFFAVVMLFSARSMIRAGKADAAPTEEETPTQALVPLALKALLVGIVTGLVGAGGGFLIVPALVILARLPMKLAVGTSLSIIAVNSLLGFLGDLSHFAVNWHFLLIFTSLAIAGIFIGSALAERIDGQRLKTGFGWFVLLMGTGILAKELFF